In Actinomadura citrea, a single window of DNA contains:
- a CDS encoding peptidoglycan-binding protein, protein MDARRTAGVAAGVLAVGAVAAAITAFNLAGAEDGPTPVDRTPVSTADITRQTLIDRENHDGTLGHGDATTVSSRGRGTVTGLPAEGATVTRGKAIFHLDDRPVTLLYGPLPAYRRLSTGVKGADVEQFERNLRALGYRGFTVDTTFGSSTAAAVRDWQEDLDLTETGSVDPGQIVYAAGAVRVDALSTQVGAMVGPGTAVERVTGTSPLATVGLDTNSGRLAKRGTGVRVTLPDGKVAPGKIIKAVAVVSPGENGEADTTKIQVTIRFTSVVRSMGTAAVTVAFTAGERPNVLAVPVAALLALAEGGYGVQIVDAGATRIVAVETGLFADGRVEITGNGLRAGMKVAMPS, encoded by the coding sequence GCGGTCGGCGCCGTGGCCGCCGCGATCACGGCCTTCAACCTGGCGGGCGCCGAGGACGGCCCCACGCCCGTCGACAGGACGCCGGTGTCCACCGCCGACATCACCCGGCAGACGCTGATCGACCGGGAGAACCACGACGGCACGCTCGGCCACGGCGACGCCACAACGGTCTCCTCACGCGGCAGGGGCACCGTGACCGGGTTGCCCGCCGAAGGTGCGACGGTCACCCGCGGAAAGGCGATCTTCCACCTCGACGACAGGCCGGTCACCCTGCTTTATGGCCCGCTCCCCGCCTATCGCAGGCTCTCAACGGGCGTCAAGGGCGCGGACGTCGAGCAGTTCGAGCGGAACCTCCGGGCGCTCGGCTACCGGGGCTTCACCGTCGACACCACCTTCGGCTCCTCGACCGCTGCCGCGGTCAGGGACTGGCAGGAGGACCTTGACCTCACCGAGACGGGCTCGGTCGATCCCGGCCAGATCGTGTACGCCGCCGGCGCGGTGCGTGTGGACGCACTGAGTACGCAGGTGGGGGCCATGGTCGGGCCCGGCACCGCCGTGGAGAGGGTCACCGGCACCTCTCCGCTGGCCACGGTCGGGCTCGACACGAATTCGGGTCGGCTCGCCAAGCGGGGTACCGGGGTGCGGGTCACGCTCCCCGACGGGAAGGTCGCCCCAGGCAAGATCATCAAGGCCGTCGCGGTCGTGAGCCCAGGCGAGAACGGTGAGGCGGACACCACGAAGATCCAGGTGACGATCCGTTTCACGTCGGTGGTCAGGAGCATGGGCACGGCCGCCGTCACCGTCGCCTTCACCGCGGGTGAGCGGCCGAACGTCCTGGCCGTTCCGGTGGCCGCGCTGCTAGCGCTCGCCGAGGGCGGCTACGGGGTGCAGATCGTCGACGCAGGCGCGACGCGGATCGTGGCGGTGGAGACCGGGCTCTTCGCCGACGGCAGGGTGGAGATCACGGGGAACGGGCTGCGGGCCGGCATGAAGGTGGCGATGCCGTCGTGA
- a CDS encoding ABC transporter ATP-binding protein, which translates to MNPPESAATTPDASAGRPVIELAGVTKTYPGGVFALRSVDLVVDYGELLAIVGPSGSGKSTMLNLIGTLDRASRGTVRIDGHDVASLPDRQLSALRARRIGFVFQQFHLAPGRDALGNVADGLLYTGVGRPERERSAEAALVRVGLGDRLTHRPHQLSGGERQRVAIARAVAGDPPLLLADEPTGNLDSVSGAGVVALLRELNEAGTTILVITHDREVAGGLPRQVPMRDGRVI; encoded by the coding sequence GTGAATCCCCCCGAAAGCGCCGCGACCACCCCGGACGCCTCCGCCGGCCGCCCGGTGATCGAGCTCGCCGGCGTCACCAAGACCTACCCGGGCGGGGTCTTCGCACTGCGCTCGGTCGACCTGGTCGTCGACTACGGCGAGTTGCTGGCGATCGTCGGGCCGTCGGGGTCCGGCAAGTCCACGATGCTGAACCTGATCGGCACGCTGGACCGGGCGTCGCGGGGCACCGTGCGGATCGACGGCCACGACGTGGCGTCGCTGCCCGATCGGCAGCTGTCCGCGCTGCGCGCCCGGCGTATCGGCTTCGTCTTCCAGCAGTTCCACCTCGCGCCGGGGCGGGACGCGTTGGGCAACGTCGCCGACGGCCTGCTCTACACCGGCGTCGGCAGACCGGAACGCGAGCGGAGCGCCGAGGCCGCGCTGGTGCGGGTCGGCCTGGGCGACCGGCTCACCCACCGGCCCCACCAGCTCTCCGGCGGCGAGCGCCAGCGCGTGGCCATCGCCCGCGCGGTCGCGGGCGACCCGCCGCTGCTGCTCGCGGACGAGCCGACGGGAAACCTCGACTCGGTCTCCGGAGCCGGGGTGGTGGCATTGCTGCGCGAGCTGAACGAGGCGGGTACGACGATCTTGGTCATCACGCACGACCGCGAGGTCGCCGGCGGCCTGCCGCGGCAGGTGCCGATGCGCGACGGGCGGGTGATCTGA
- a CDS encoding ABC transporter permease, with product MSPRPARLHPSDLARLGGYGLRSRPLRAVLSALGIAIGIAAMTAVVGISASSGADLDRRLAELGTDMLTVSPGNTMLGEQATLPDESVAMIKRIGPVRSATTTGVLSETYVYRTDRVPAAQSSGLSVLAARLDLLTTVGAALDHGSWLNAATDRYPAVVLGATAAERLGNVPAVYIGGRWWVVVGVLRKAPLAPELDSAVLMGWPAATTYLGFNGHPTTVYTRSVESQVEAVRAVLAPTANPSAPNEVQVSKPSDALAARRATNATFTALLIGLGAVALLVGGIGVANTMVISVLERRTEIGLRRSLGATKGQVRTQFLAESLLLSLLGGAGGALLGYLVTGTYATARTWPTVMPLWVLAGGIGATVLIGAIAGLYPAIRAARLAPTEALAVT from the coding sequence ATGTCGCCGCGGCCCGCGCGGCTGCACCCGTCGGACCTGGCCCGGCTCGGCGGATACGGCCTGCGCTCGCGCCCGCTGCGTGCGGTGCTGTCGGCGCTGGGCATCGCGATCGGCATCGCGGCGATGACCGCGGTGGTCGGCATCTCCGCCTCCAGCGGCGCCGATCTGGACCGGCGACTCGCGGAGCTCGGCACCGACATGCTGACCGTGTCGCCCGGCAACACGATGCTCGGCGAGCAGGCCACGCTGCCCGACGAGTCGGTTGCGATGATCAAACGGATCGGCCCGGTGCGGTCGGCCACCACGACCGGCGTGCTCAGTGAGACCTACGTCTACCGCACCGACCGGGTCCCGGCGGCGCAGTCCAGCGGCCTGTCCGTGCTCGCGGCCAGGCTCGACCTGCTCACGACGGTCGGCGCCGCACTCGACCACGGTTCCTGGCTCAACGCGGCGACCGACCGGTATCCGGCGGTGGTGCTCGGTGCGACGGCGGCCGAGCGGCTCGGGAACGTGCCCGCCGTCTACATCGGCGGCCGGTGGTGGGTCGTGGTCGGGGTGCTGCGGAAGGCGCCGCTCGCACCGGAACTCGACTCGGCGGTACTCATGGGCTGGCCCGCGGCCACGACGTACCTGGGCTTCAACGGGCACCCGACGACGGTCTACACGCGGTCGGTGGAATCGCAGGTGGAGGCGGTGCGTGCGGTGCTCGCACCTACGGCCAATCCGTCGGCGCCGAACGAGGTACAGGTGTCGAAGCCGTCCGACGCGCTTGCCGCGCGCCGCGCCACCAACGCGACCTTCACCGCACTGCTGATCGGATTGGGCGCGGTCGCGCTGCTCGTGGGCGGGATCGGCGTCGCCAACACGATGGTGATCTCGGTGCTGGAAAGACGCACGGAGATCGGCCTGCGCAGATCGCTGGGCGCCACGAAGGGCCAGGTCCGTACGCAGTTCCTCGCAGAGTCGCTACTCCTGTCGCTGCTCGGCGGCGCGGGCGGAGCGCTGCTCGGCTATCTGGTGACCGGGACCTACGCCACGGCGCGGACGTGGCCCACGGTCATGCCGCTGTGGGTCCTCGCCGGCGGCATCGGCGCGACCGTGCTGATCGGTGCGATCGCGGGCCTGTACCCGGCGATCCGCGCAGCCCGCCTGGCACCCACGGAGGCCTTGGCGGTGACCTGA
- a CDS encoding MarR family winged helix-turn-helix transcriptional regulator, with product MSKKPSDEPVRWLGADEERAWRAFRRMVVAVQTGTARDLSRVGLSEPDYEVLSTLSERPDHAGTLHEQAAKMGWSRSRLSRHATRMEARGLIRRAPDPADGRGCLLVLTEHGLDTLVDAAPAHLESVRRHFIDRLAPEDLTTLEHIAWKVEAPDEAHRPPRP from the coding sequence ATGTCAAAGAAACCGTCGGACGAGCCCGTGCGCTGGCTGGGCGCGGACGAGGAACGGGCGTGGCGGGCCTTCCGCCGCATGGTGGTCGCCGTCCAGACCGGCACCGCGCGCGACCTCTCCCGGGTCGGCCTCTCCGAGCCCGACTACGAGGTGCTCAGCACGCTGTCGGAACGCCCGGACCACGCCGGCACCCTGCACGAGCAGGCCGCGAAGATGGGCTGGTCACGCAGCCGGCTCTCCCGGCACGCCACCCGCATGGAGGCGCGCGGCCTCATCCGGCGCGCCCCCGACCCGGCCGACGGAAGGGGCTGCCTCCTCGTCCTCACCGAACACGGCCTGGACACTCTGGTGGACGCCGCCCCCGCGCACCTGGAATCGGTGCGCCGCCACTTCATCGACCGCCTCGCACCGGAAGACCTCACCACCCTGGAGCACATCGCCTGGAAGGTGGAGGCCCCAGACGAGGCACACCGGCCACCCCGTCCCTGA
- a CDS encoding NAD(P)H-dependent oxidoreductase, which produces MSTKKVRVLVLVCSTRPGALGPAVGAWLTETITARAAELGAELVPLALADLGLPFLDEEDHPSSGVYRNEHTRRWSAIVDAADGIVVVTPEYNYGMPASLKNALDYLSREWAWKPVGFVSYGNTSAGTRAVQHAKQVVTTLRLVPLGSTVALRIADAVRDGEVRPGAAAGEAAIDVLDELVRVAHALRPMRERARPASVAGPEPGSYLRRLTPDDAPEVTVLQRCCWVDEALANDPLTVPALHESVEQVRDWLAAWHAIGLWRDGRLLGMVRTRRVDAEWHVGRLGVVPDLRGRGLGRRLLHTAEAAADPACRRIVLSTGAGSRNNIALYRSEGYHPAALPGEDGTIRLTKEPLGTG; this is translated from the coding sequence ATGTCAACGAAAAAGGTGCGCGTCCTCGTGCTGGTGTGCAGCACCCGCCCCGGCGCCCTCGGCCCCGCGGTGGGCGCATGGCTGACCGAGACGATCACGGCCCGTGCCGCCGAACTCGGCGCCGAACTGGTGCCGCTGGCCCTGGCCGACCTCGGCCTCCCGTTCCTCGACGAGGAGGACCATCCGTCGTCGGGCGTGTACCGGAACGAGCACACGCGAAGGTGGAGCGCGATCGTGGACGCGGCGGACGGCATCGTCGTCGTGACGCCGGAGTACAACTACGGGATGCCTGCGTCCCTGAAGAACGCGCTGGACTACCTCTCCCGCGAGTGGGCGTGGAAGCCGGTCGGGTTCGTCAGCTACGGCAACACCTCGGCGGGCACCAGGGCCGTGCAGCACGCCAAGCAGGTGGTGACCACGCTGCGCCTGGTGCCGCTGGGGTCCACGGTCGCGCTCCGCATCGCCGACGCCGTGCGCGACGGGGAAGTGCGGCCGGGCGCCGCCGCCGGCGAGGCCGCGATCGATGTCCTGGACGAGCTGGTCCGGGTCGCGCACGCGCTCCGGCCGATGCGCGAGCGGGCGCGGCCCGCATCGGTGGCCGGCCCCGAACCGGGCTCCTACCTGCGGCGATTGACGCCTGACGACGCCCCCGAGGTGACCGTCCTGCAGCGGTGCTGCTGGGTGGACGAGGCCCTCGCCAACGATCCCCTGACCGTCCCCGCGCTGCACGAGTCCGTGGAACAGGTGCGTGACTGGCTCGCGGCCTGGCACGCGATCGGGCTGTGGCGGGACGGCCGGCTCCTCGGCATGGTGCGGACCCGCCGCGTCGACGCCGAGTGGCACGTGGGACGGCTCGGCGTCGTCCCGGACCTGCGGGGGCGCGGCCTTGGCCGCCGGCTGCTCCATACGGCGGAGGCCGCCGCCGACCCGGCCTGCCGCCGCATCGTGCTGTCCACTGGAGCAGGCAGCCGGAACAACATCGCGCTCTACCGGAGCGAGGGATACCACCCCGCCGCCCTCCCCGGCGAGGACGGAACCATCCGCCTCACCAAGGAGCCCCTCGGCACTGGCTGA
- a CDS encoding DUF4132 domain-containing protein yields MGWIGIATGHEVTVEGTRRPVLACRTAAGGVPAKVPAGVRKDPTAVRLAALCDRLGEHARTVHDRVESWMVRSSPVPAAVFAAVWDDPVWRETLTDLVIAPIVGGAPDLGRCALLREGAWTGADAFAIPHPLLLGDELPVWRGRNLTQVVEQVRREVWTRPASMDRTFGVVDTFGYLDAWYESGAAFERRVHKLGGRIKGGRARFTVHAPEPLGVEIDLDWSGPMSPAYMASLSFTAGGREIGDITWSEGVRILMALYADRTVDETVPVVEAAEAYSHYCDAHQGEPGTVVPSGITAPTREVLLRAGAVLPGAPAGSDEDTCVAVRYEHSVLDEPVVELVRLAAVDGDKAEKSLYGLAPVAATGVGTVLAGPLGFLASALYRYPAHRARILAAHTDLRAARGLASRKPGLARTALTRTGDDLETHAPELLPPFYEECARILAAAGSARFAAAFFEKARAAEDAHALPVDEAALVAAHLAAGPDAAGTATLRKHGKRLAARHPALGAYRWHRSLLTEWCEEVPDGADGALALADGWAALAKAGGPALGGPEDERAVRALLGSGCMESAPRALWKFVLPLLGPMARADAGIGRALLGILPLPAKDTPKAKSAAVSLLLGNLAGAGLTAPFTTSPGLAGPAAKDWLGRFLRLYAGLVLPVSGLGDLLHDAGARLRAEGLTCDDHEAVLGVDEDEVNRWEETAADLPLLDLLLDLGVPLARPRLLHTFKLHDRLASGAGTDLAAVAADLDWAPLLRDAIVGNVTNQLNVTEPAVPKQTAPETVRALTTTPGTARIVAAILAEHAERVPDQGLPEAHAALCDAERFTIAGVPGPFLDSVRTIATGTDPARALATTLSGGALDELELPAFVPGHVNTISDYLEESGTDLLLIESGRLWEHKFRASVVTPDGVGPSHGFGTYESVSSRSHERTEARDLDDRCLIAVNGRVTVLDHGGPHCPHGGAHPAARSVVPADGERVAFPGGAEATVWRGRGRIIELRDPAGRTIGRYVRGWGRVPEHDGAENISTVEHHRYAAGTRLVAPPGRWSAMRPRDPEGSRALRAVDEKKAQALIDVADAALAADLMRVLDPEGGYPEKNAARDELAGRLRPLLPEITDESLWKGVTFLVWTAVECRERGFALLERLAPAPPPHLRPAPASAAPAVLSEKSPEPDDPGPESAYERIAHFTRAAVDVPYDKKIATFNAPAVQGVENTLGRLGAAVLNAAWDDDGRARLLRLAAVPELLRTDGTWHIARLRPEYELGEIRSGRGPISAAAVADHEQVEHGYAVTALLYTPDGPDPLLFTRNRAVELRTCRGWGDPDRLRRALDLIAENGPPPVGREATVRAFAEATGLSPAQCLILLSTSARTLSWPDGWARGRVAAFRGGDAARARELDLTEIELRIAALSLEALTTTDEAVEVVELLMPDDPADLWRTGPDLDRAVAYWTERHPRLTPLTTEQWAGLASGAEDALEALTGLLGERPSVPPLGHVARAARLLDERLPNDHPARTTAAARLRDLHEHVTGPDTTLPIAAGITSVAALERAAGATAAHLPESRLAIGEALTLEPAGDGYRVHLRPSRWSDLDALAPALRRGGATDAALVMEDLRYLRSSEPLEAAARLE; encoded by the coding sequence ATGGGATGGATCGGGATCGCGACGGGCCACGAGGTCACCGTCGAGGGGACACGGCGGCCGGTGCTCGCCTGCCGGACGGCCGCGGGCGGCGTGCCGGCCAAGGTGCCCGCCGGCGTCAGGAAGGATCCGACCGCGGTACGGCTCGCCGCCCTCTGCGACCGGCTCGGCGAGCACGCGCGGACGGTGCACGACCGGGTCGAGTCCTGGATGGTGCGGTCCTCGCCCGTCCCGGCCGCGGTGTTCGCGGCCGTCTGGGATGACCCGGTGTGGCGCGAGACGCTCACCGACCTGGTCATCGCCCCGATCGTCGGCGGCGCGCCCGACCTCGGGCGCTGCGCGCTGCTGCGCGAGGGTGCGTGGACGGGCGCGGACGCCTTCGCCATCCCGCACCCGCTGCTGCTCGGCGACGAGCTGCCCGTCTGGCGGGGACGGAACCTCACGCAGGTCGTCGAGCAGGTGCGCCGCGAGGTGTGGACGCGTCCCGCGAGCATGGACCGTACGTTCGGCGTGGTCGACACCTTCGGATACCTGGACGCCTGGTACGAGAGCGGGGCCGCGTTCGAGCGCCGCGTGCACAAGCTGGGCGGGCGTATCAAGGGGGGCAGGGCGCGGTTCACCGTGCACGCGCCCGAGCCGCTCGGCGTCGAGATCGACCTGGACTGGAGCGGGCCGATGAGCCCGGCCTACATGGCGTCCCTGAGCTTCACCGCGGGCGGCAGGGAGATCGGCGACATCACCTGGTCCGAGGGCGTCCGCATTCTCATGGCTCTGTACGCGGACCGCACCGTGGACGAGACGGTACCGGTGGTGGAGGCGGCCGAGGCGTACTCCCACTACTGCGACGCCCACCAGGGCGAGCCCGGCACCGTGGTGCCCTCCGGCATCACCGCCCCGACGCGCGAGGTGCTGCTGCGCGCCGGGGCGGTGCTGCCGGGGGCGCCCGCCGGCTCCGACGAGGACACGTGCGTCGCCGTCCGCTACGAGCACTCCGTCCTGGACGAGCCGGTCGTCGAACTCGTTCGGCTCGCGGCCGTCGACGGTGACAAGGCCGAGAAGTCCCTGTACGGCCTGGCCCCGGTGGCGGCGACCGGCGTCGGCACGGTGCTCGCGGGCCCGCTCGGCTTTCTCGCGTCCGCCCTGTACCGGTATCCGGCGCACCGGGCCCGGATCCTGGCCGCGCACACCGACCTGCGGGCCGCCCGCGGCCTGGCCTCCCGCAAGCCCGGCCTCGCGCGCACCGCGCTCACCCGTACCGGCGACGACCTGGAGACGCACGCGCCCGAGCTGCTGCCACCGTTCTACGAGGAGTGCGCGCGGATCCTGGCCGCCGCGGGCAGCGCCCGCTTCGCCGCCGCCTTCTTCGAGAAGGCCCGCGCCGCCGAGGACGCGCACGCGCTGCCGGTCGACGAGGCCGCGCTCGTCGCGGCGCACCTCGCCGCGGGACCGGACGCCGCCGGAACGGCCACGCTCAGGAAGCACGGCAAGCGCCTCGCCGCCCGCCATCCCGCCCTCGGCGCGTACCGCTGGCACCGCAGCCTGCTCACCGAGTGGTGCGAGGAGGTCCCGGACGGCGCGGACGGCGCGCTGGCCCTGGCCGACGGCTGGGCAGCGCTGGCCAAGGCCGGCGGGCCCGCGCTCGGCGGGCCCGAGGACGAACGCGCCGTGCGGGCCTTGCTGGGGAGCGGCTGCATGGAGTCGGCACCGCGAGCCCTCTGGAAGTTCGTCCTTCCGTTGCTCGGCCCGATGGCACGGGCGGACGCGGGAATCGGCCGCGCGCTCCTCGGCATCCTGCCGCTGCCCGCCAAGGACACCCCCAAGGCGAAGAGCGCGGCGGTGTCGCTCCTCCTCGGCAACCTCGCGGGCGCGGGCCTGACCGCCCCGTTCACCACGTCCCCCGGGCTGGCGGGGCCGGCGGCGAAGGACTGGCTCGGCCGCTTCCTGAGGCTGTACGCGGGCCTCGTTCTCCCCGTCTCCGGTCTCGGTGACCTCCTGCACGACGCAGGTGCGCGGCTGCGCGCGGAGGGCCTCACCTGCGACGACCATGAGGCGGTACTGGGAGTGGACGAGGACGAGGTCAACCGCTGGGAGGAGACCGCCGCCGACCTCCCGCTCCTCGATCTCCTCCTGGACCTCGGCGTCCCGCTCGCGCGGCCCCGGCTGCTGCACACGTTCAAGCTTCACGACCGGCTCGCCTCCGGAGCGGGCACCGACCTGGCCGCCGTCGCCGCCGACCTGGACTGGGCTCCGCTGCTGCGCGACGCGATCGTGGGCAACGTGACCAACCAGCTCAACGTCACCGAGCCCGCCGTCCCGAAGCAGACCGCCCCCGAGACCGTCCGGGCCCTGACCACGACACCGGGAACGGCGCGGATCGTCGCCGCCATCCTGGCCGAGCATGCCGAGCGGGTCCCAGACCAAGGGCTTCCGGAGGCCCACGCCGCCCTGTGCGACGCCGAACGGTTCACCATCGCCGGAGTCCCCGGCCCCTTCCTGGACAGCGTCCGGACGATCGCGACCGGGACGGATCCGGCCCGCGCCCTCGCCACCACGCTGAGCGGCGGCGCCCTCGACGAACTGGAGTTGCCCGCCTTCGTCCCCGGCCACGTCAACACCATCAGCGACTACCTGGAAGAGAGCGGCACCGACCTGCTCCTGATCGAGTCAGGCCGGCTCTGGGAGCACAAGTTCCGCGCCTCCGTCGTCACGCCGGATGGTGTCGGCCCGTCCCACGGCTTCGGCACGTACGAGAGCGTCTCCAGCCGGTCCCACGAACGGACCGAGGCGCGCGACCTCGACGACCGCTGCCTGATCGCCGTGAACGGCCGGGTGACCGTGCTGGACCACGGGGGCCCGCACTGCCCGCACGGCGGCGCGCACCCCGCCGCCCGCAGCGTCGTACCGGCCGACGGCGAACGGGTCGCCTTCCCCGGCGGCGCCGAGGCCACCGTGTGGCGTGGCCGGGGCCGGATCATCGAGCTGCGGGACCCGGCCGGGCGGACCATCGGCCGGTACGTCCGCGGCTGGGGCAGGGTGCCCGAGCACGACGGCGCCGAGAACATCAGCACGGTCGAGCACCACCGCTACGCGGCCGGGACCCGCCTGGTCGCGCCTCCCGGCCGGTGGTCGGCGATGCGGCCGCGCGACCCCGAAGGATCCAGGGCGCTGCGCGCCGTCGACGAGAAGAAGGCGCAGGCCCTGATCGACGTCGCCGACGCCGCGCTCGCCGCCGACCTCATGCGGGTGCTGGATCCCGAGGGCGGCTACCCGGAGAAGAACGCCGCCCGCGACGAGCTGGCGGGACGGCTCCGCCCGCTCCTGCCGGAGATCACCGACGAGTCGCTCTGGAAGGGCGTCACGTTCCTGGTGTGGACGGCCGTCGAATGCCGCGAGCGCGGGTTCGCCCTGCTGGAACGGCTGGCGCCGGCCCCGCCGCCCCACCTGCGCCCGGCGCCCGCCTCCGCGGCGCCCGCCGTCCTGTCCGAGAAGTCCCCCGAGCCGGACGATCCGGGGCCCGAGTCCGCGTACGAGAGGATCGCCCACTTCACCCGGGCCGCCGTCGACGTGCCGTACGACAAGAAGATCGCGACATTCAACGCCCCCGCCGTCCAGGGGGTCGAGAACACGCTGGGCCGCCTCGGCGCCGCCGTCCTCAACGCCGCGTGGGACGACGACGGGCGCGCGCGACTTCTGAGACTGGCCGCCGTCCCCGAGCTCCTCCGTACCGACGGCACCTGGCACATCGCCCGGCTGCGCCCGGAGTACGAGCTCGGGGAGATCCGCTCGGGCCGCGGCCCCATCTCGGCCGCCGCCGTCGCCGACCACGAGCAGGTGGAGCATGGGTACGCGGTCACGGCGCTCCTCTACACCCCGGACGGCCCCGACCCGCTGCTGTTCACCCGCAACCGCGCCGTCGAGCTGCGGACCTGCCGCGGCTGGGGCGACCCGGACCGGCTCCGCCGGGCGCTCGACCTGATCGCCGAGAACGGCCCGCCGCCCGTGGGCCGGGAGGCGACCGTACGGGCGTTCGCCGAGGCCACCGGCCTGTCACCGGCCCAGTGCCTGATCCTGCTGTCCACCTCGGCCCGCACGCTCTCCTGGCCGGACGGCTGGGCACGGGGCCGCGTCGCCGCCTTTCGCGGGGGCGACGCCGCCCGCGCCCGCGAACTCGACCTGACCGAGATCGAACTGCGCATCGCCGCGCTCTCCCTGGAGGCGCTCACCACCACCGACGAGGCCGTCGAAGTCGTCGAGCTGCTCATGCCCGACGACCCCGCCGACCTCTGGCGTACGGGCCCCGACCTGGACCGGGCGGTCGCGTACTGGACGGAACGCCACCCGAGGCTCACCCCGCTCACCACCGAGCAGTGGGCCGGCCTCGCCTCCGGCGCCGAGGACGCACTGGAGGCGCTGACCGGCCTGCTCGGCGAGCGTCCGTCCGTACCACCGCTGGGTCACGTCGCCCGCGCCGCGAGGCTCCTGGACGAACGCCTGCCCAACGACCACCCCGCCCGTACGACCGCCGCCGCCCGCCTGCGTGACCTGCACGAACACGTCACCGGCCCGGACACGACCCTGCCCATCGCCGCCGGGATCACCTCGGTCGCCGCCCTGGAACGAGCCGCCGGAGCGACCGCGGCCCACCTCCCGGAGAGCAGGCTCGCCATCGGCGAAGCCCTCACCCTGGAGCCCGCTGGAGACGGCTACCGCGTCCACCTTCGCCCGTCCCGCTGGTCCGACCTGGACGCGCTGGCCCCGGCCCTCCGCCGCGGCGGCGCCACCGATGCCGCCCTGGTCATGGAGGACCTGCGCTACCTCCGTTCGTCCGAGCCGCTGGAGGCCGCGGCCCGGCTGGAGTGA